Sequence from the Sphingomonas sp. SORGH_AS_0950 genome:
GATGCGACCTTGCGTGAAAAGCGTTAAGGGCCGGTTAGCCGCGTTGCGCCCCTCCCCTGCCTGCCATCCCGGCCCGCAATCAATCTCGCCTCGCGACTTGCATCCTGTCGGCGTCTTCACCATAGGCGTATCCGCAAACCAGCCCGACTTTAGACTGTTCGAGGATCTGCCCTTGGCCGCCCGCAACACCGCACGCCCGCTCTCCCCGCATCTCCAGATCTGGAAATGGGGTCCCAACATGCTGGTCTCCATCCTGCACCGCGCCACCGGCACGGGCATGGCGACCGTGGGTGCGGCGCTTCTCGTCTGGTTCCTGGCGGCCGTCGCCGCCGGGCCGGAAAGCTATGCGACGTTCCGCGACGTCTTCACCGTCGAGTCGGGCAGGCTGAACATCATCGGCTATGTCGTCGGCATCGGCCTGACCGCCTGCCTGTTCCAGCACATGGCCAATGGCATCCGCCACCTGTTCATGGATGTCGGCGCGGGCTTCGAGCTGAAGTCGAACAAGCGTCAGGCGCAAGCCACCATCGTCTTTGCCGTCGTGATGACGGTGGCCTTCTGGCTCTATCTG
This genomic interval carries:
- the sdhC gene encoding succinate dehydrogenase, cytochrome b556 subunit — translated: MAARNTARPLSPHLQIWKWGPNMLVSILHRATGTGMATVGAALLVWFLAAVAAGPESYATFRDVFTVESGRLNIIGYVVGIGLTACLFQHMANGIRHLFMDVGAGFELKSNKRQAQATIVFAVVMTVAFWLYLGIK